A section of the Salmo trutta chromosome 4, fSalTru1.1, whole genome shotgun sequence genome encodes:
- the psmg4 gene encoding proteasome assembly chaperone 4, translating to MSWLKCLNNGLVSLYLSSYKHLFNMNIAESGPVGDAITVHDFSEKILEQTVHFHVIKLNGGFFLWVGSNPVLSNLAVSMESKFDSMPLSTLVLGDPSDTTPNSLAQRLTKRTKKQVYVSYCLPMTDSNLSLLVENRIKKEMEVHPDKF from the exons ATGAGTTGGTTGAAATGCTTGAATAATGGTCTGGTTTCGTTGTACTTGTCTTCATACAAACATCTATTCAATATGAACATAGCAGAAAGTGGACCAGTAGGCGATGCCATTACAGTGCACGATTTCTCCGAGAAGATTCTGGAGCAAACGGTTCACTTTCACGTCATAAAACTGAATGGAGGATTTTTCCTTTGGGTGGGCTCGAACCCTGTCTTGTCCAACTTGGCTGTTTCAATGGAAAGTAAATTT GATTCGATGCCGCTGTCAACGTTAGTCCTGGGGGACCCATCGGACACCACTCCAAATTCACTGGCGCAGAGATTGA CTAAAAGGACGAAGAAACAGGTGTATGTGAGCTACTGCCTGCCCATGACTGACTCCAACCTGTCTCTGCTTGTAGAGAACAGGATAAAGAAAGAGATGGAAGTTCACCCTGACAAGTTTTAA